A region from the Leptospira neocaledonica genome encodes:
- a CDS encoding SPOR domain-containing protein: protein MKEKVFYVINLDNKRISLLSLFLVGLLFSFFFLGVSVGRKRGQVQDDLALNSNRDNMQSLSSSTVNQAMEESSATSNIKKEEEVKFRNLPPGAEVVDLRSEISPAKKEEPSKIEVEAPSSSHTEKKLVRKEKESKKSVHTSPRKAAVHKADNDFFVQVAAFKTKEKADELKSSLGGKSYVKKTKNGYFTVRMGNFPSKEDAEKSMKKLPGNLKENALVSKE, encoded by the coding sequence ATGAAGGAAAAAGTTTTCTACGTCATCAATCTGGATAATAAAAGGATCTCATTGCTCTCCCTATTTTTAGTGGGACTTCTTTTTTCATTCTTCTTCTTAGGCGTTTCCGTCGGAAGAAAGAGAGGCCAAGTGCAAGATGACCTGGCTCTCAATTCCAATCGAGACAATATGCAATCATTATCATCTTCCACTGTGAACCAAGCAATGGAGGAATCTTCTGCGACTTCTAATATTAAAAAAGAAGAAGAAGTTAAATTCAGAAATCTTCCTCCAGGCGCAGAAGTTGTGGATCTAAGATCCGAAATTTCTCCTGCAAAAAAGGAAGAACCATCCAAGATAGAAGTAGAAGCCCCATCTTCTTCTCACACTGAAAAAAAATTAGTTCGGAAAGAAAAGGAATCCAAAAAATCAGTCCACACTTCTCCTCGTAAGGCGGCGGTCCACAAGGCTGATAATGATTTTTTCGTTCAAGTAGCAGCGTTCAAAACCAAAGAGAAGGCAGATGAACTCAAGTCTTCTTTAGGCGGGAAGTCTTACGTGAAAAAAACCAAAAACGGTTATTTTACAGTCCGTATGGGAAATTTCCCTTCCAAGGAAGACGCGGAAAAATCCATGAAAAAACTTCCCGGCAATTTGAAAGAAAACGCTTTGGTCTCTAAGGAATAA
- a CDS encoding FFLEELY motif protein: MDLKDLEPVRLAVVRSTIERLRHTYSDLLTSIKGYDGIPSFFENNLYAPTNKEERDNALESLYEKLKTVAGKAMTDNIHQIILLNKLTDSLDFETAKVVIENNLMENGEIPQENLYAALGAVGRFEERRAQIGMVGETLKFFFSLSKLPMVKLIMAPIKVAASMVGATSLVDTMEAGYNLSTKIKDLQPFIESFVDRENRLLGKLINGEKHESI, from the coding sequence ATGGATCTGAAAGACCTCGAACCAGTTCGTCTTGCCGTTGTCAGATCCACAATCGAAAGATTGCGTCATACGTATTCGGATCTTTTAACATCGATTAAGGGCTACGACGGAATCCCCTCTTTTTTCGAAAACAATCTCTACGCTCCCACCAACAAAGAAGAAAGAGATAATGCTCTCGAAAGTTTGTACGAAAAATTGAAAACGGTCGCCGGGAAGGCGATGACCGATAATATCCATCAGATTATCCTACTGAACAAACTCACAGACTCTTTGGATTTCGAGACTGCTAAAGTAGTGATCGAAAATAATTTAATGGAGAACGGAGAGATCCCTCAAGAAAATCTTTATGCTGCCTTAGGTGCAGTCGGCAGATTCGAGGAAAGAAGAGCTCAGATCGGTATGGTTGGTGAAACTCTCAAATTTTTCTTTTCTCTTTCCAAACTTCCGATGGTAAAACTGATCATGGCACCGATCAAAGTTGCTGCATCTATGGTAGGGGCCACTTCTTTAGTGGATACTATGGAAGCAGGTTATAATCTATCTACAAAGATCAAAGACTTACAGCCGTTTATCGAGTCATTCGTAGATAGAGAAAACAGACTTTTAGGCAAACTGATCAACGGCGAAAAACACGAATCGATCTAA
- a CDS encoding methyl-accepting chemotaxis protein: MAANSIQTTNFSEKGAISINRIRIGFSIVMLAVNVLALFSQAGSQQASTLINFLIELTIFGYGIAQIILLKKGKLKGSFVTLCVFLDILMYSLIFITVTVYAANKEAMVGNLKMPFFIMLYFFVMIYSGLLLSPRTTLLVGYLAFIGTFSMDYFAWLNGVEFKYNTDKADEISVFFEIIRFVFFILGIHILTSVVKFLVSVSDVAIKSTVDAEAKSEEAEKTKNRITEEATVLNKNTSEMKNEMDTLNSEIQSQVSSMEQISASLEELAASTDSAAEFVKAQFGKIEELNKESDTLNSILKEVRISTDSLSKTTEESKVYSKDVSGAMEILGNNFGEVSKSFQKVQDVNDIMREIADRTNLLALNASIEAARAGEHGKGFAVVAQEVAKLADSASENAATISKIIGEAAKLITNGNTAAEETKRKVSVQESGFTSIVDNLGQLRSRVENQGRIHESFLKSFRELFDLSRQIESIASEQKNGTKEVVQALSSIEQSSNLISEGSNRMRASLEELSEQSKRLVVQ; this comes from the coding sequence ATGGCGGCAAACTCCATACAGACTACAAATTTTTCGGAAAAAGGAGCGATCAGCATCAATCGGATCCGGATCGGATTCTCCATCGTAATGCTTGCGGTAAATGTTTTAGCTTTATTTTCACAAGCAGGCTCCCAACAAGCGAGCACACTTATCAACTTTCTGATCGAACTTACAATTTTCGGATACGGAATTGCTCAGATCATTCTTCTGAAAAAAGGAAAACTCAAAGGTTCTTTTGTAACCTTATGTGTATTCTTGGATATTTTGATGTATTCCCTGATCTTCATAACGGTCACTGTGTATGCCGCCAATAAAGAAGCAATGGTCGGAAACCTAAAAATGCCGTTCTTTATCATGCTGTATTTTTTTGTGATGATTTATTCCGGTCTTCTTCTTTCCCCTAGAACCACTTTGCTTGTTGGATACTTGGCATTTATCGGAACATTCTCCATGGATTATTTCGCATGGTTGAATGGGGTGGAATTCAAATACAATACCGATAAGGCTGATGAGATTTCAGTATTTTTCGAAATCATACGATTTGTATTTTTCATCTTAGGGATCCATATCTTAACTTCCGTAGTTAAATTTTTAGTTTCGGTTTCGGATGTGGCAATCAAGTCAACAGTCGATGCGGAAGCAAAAAGTGAAGAAGCCGAGAAAACCAAGAATAGGATCACTGAAGAAGCAACTGTCTTAAACAAAAATACTTCCGAGATGAAAAACGAAATGGATACTCTGAATTCGGAGATCCAAAGCCAGGTCTCCAGCATGGAACAGATCAGCGCTTCTCTCGAAGAATTAGCTGCCTCCACAGACAGCGCTGCAGAATTTGTTAAGGCTCAGTTCGGAAAGATAGAAGAATTGAACAAAGAAAGTGACACATTAAACTCTATCTTAAAAGAAGTAAGAATTTCTACCGATTCCTTATCCAAAACGACAGAAGAATCCAAGGTTTATAGTAAAGATGTATCTGGTGCAATGGAAATATTAGGAAATAATTTCGGAGAAGTTAGTAAATCCTTCCAAAAAGTCCAAGATGTAAACGATATCATGAGAGAAATTGCGGACAGAACCAACTTACTTGCATTAAACGCATCTATCGAAGCAGCAAGAGCTGGGGAACATGGAAAAGGGTTTGCAGTTGTCGCACAAGAAGTAGCAAAACTTGCAGATAGTGCGTCCGAAAACGCGGCCACAATCTCTAAAATTATCGGAGAAGCTGCAAAACTGATCACAAACGGAAACACAGCGGCAGAAGAAACAAAACGAAAAGTTTCCGTCCAAGAATCCGGATTTACTTCCATTGTAGATAACCTAGGCCAATTGAGATCCAGAGTGGAAAACCAAGGACGTATCCACGAGTCCTTCTTAAAATCCTTCCGAGAACTATTCGATCTATCCCGACAGATAGAATCCATTGCAAGCGAGCAGAAGAACGGAACCAAAGAAGTGGTCCAAGCCCTTTCTTCCATCGAACAATCTTCGAATCTTATTTCGGAAGGTTCCAATAGAATGAGAGCTAGTTTGGAAGAACTTTCGGAACAATCCAAAAGATTGGTAGTTCAATAA
- a CDS encoding ankyrin repeat domain-containing protein, with protein sequence MITLHIQFIKFFTVCALSIAFVFSACSSIEQKNNPETIFVEDMFVNYPIHLLARFGNSNRIETFFKNNYSDIDRVSPPDDWTALMIAAAYGNLDVVKYLISKGAKVNFRSPKCGCTAILTATHQLETNENHYKIVELLLSKGADLNAVDNLDDDAITVPVKNKKYEIVKLLLTKHKFNIRRKNKEGKSAIDYAKDNKDTEMIKILEPYTAGNL encoded by the coding sequence ATGATCACTTTACATATACAATTTATAAAATTTTTTACGGTTTGCGCGTTATCGATCGCTTTCGTATTTTCAGCATGTAGTTCGATAGAACAGAAAAATAATCCTGAAACTATTTTCGTTGAGGATATGTTTGTAAACTATCCGATCCATTTACTTGCGAGATTCGGAAATTCGAATCGAATCGAAACCTTCTTTAAAAACAATTATTCCGATATCGATAGGGTCTCTCCTCCGGATGATTGGACCGCGTTAATGATAGCCGCCGCGTATGGCAATTTAGACGTAGTTAAGTATTTAATTTCTAAAGGTGCAAAGGTTAACTTTCGCTCTCCAAAATGCGGATGTACGGCCATATTAACTGCGACCCACCAACTGGAAACAAACGAAAATCATTATAAGATCGTCGAACTTTTACTTTCAAAGGGTGCGGACCTTAATGCCGTCGATAACTTGGATGATGATGCGATTACGGTTCCGGTAAAAAATAAAAAATACGAAATAGTCAAGCTTCTCCTCACAAAACATAAATTTAATATACGAAGAAAAAATAAGGAGGGGAAATCGGCAATCGATTACGCAAAAGATAATAAAGATACCGAAATGATTAAAATATTAGAACCATATACGGCCGGCAATCTTTGA
- a CDS encoding IspD/TarI family cytidylyltransferase: protein MKSWFPSGNIYLLLLSGGTGSRMKSDLPKQFLELNGKSILLHSLETFIDWGKTKSIVLVSHKDYILKSETLCSPFLRERDRIVEGGDTRHGSTLAGISSLQFATNDIILIHDAARPFVSPDDLDRLSSVTEEFGVASLASKNHETVLEEEKDHLKFLNREKIWFMKTPQGIRGDILKKILEKPSATEPTDLCTWAQGQGITPKLVESNPYNLKITEKSDLALAEAMLPLFQSWKEKAD from the coding sequence ATGAAGTCCTGGTTTCCCTCGGGTAATATTTATTTACTACTTCTTTCGGGAGGAACAGGCTCCCGGATGAAGTCCGATCTTCCGAAACAATTTTTAGAATTAAACGGAAAATCTATCTTACTTCATAGTTTGGAAACTTTTATAGATTGGGGAAAAACCAAAAGTATAGTCCTCGTTTCTCATAAGGATTATATCTTAAAATCCGAAACGCTTTGCTCCCCCTTTCTGAGAGAAAGAGATCGAATTGTAGAAGGCGGAGACACTAGACATGGATCCACGTTGGCTGGGATTTCGAGTCTTCAATTTGCAACCAATGATATCATACTTATCCACGATGCAGCTCGACCATTCGTTTCTCCGGACGATCTAGACAGATTATCCAGCGTTACGGAAGAATTTGGAGTGGCCTCACTCGCTTCTAAAAATCACGAAACCGTTCTGGAAGAAGAGAAGGATCATCTAAAATTTCTTAACCGAGAAAAGATCTGGTTTATGAAAACTCCCCAAGGGATCCGAGGGGATATTCTGAAAAAGATCCTGGAAAAACCATCTGCAACAGAACCGACCGATCTATGCACCTGGGCCCAAGGGCAAGGTATCACCCCCAAGTTGGTAGAATCCAATCCATATAATCTAAAAATCACCGAAAAATCCGACCTGGCCTTAGCGGAAGCTATGTTGCCTTTGTTCCAGAGTTGGAAAGAGAAAGCGGATTAA
- a CDS encoding diaminopimelate decarboxylase: MQSIENLKFLTPEEARKIATNFGTPVFVYSRKGIEKSCDDALSFPNAFGLTVRFAMKANPGRTVLEILRKKGIHIDASSEHEVQRAILAGFKPSDILLTSQQLARSLKDLIPQGVQFNACSLRQLEEFGKNFPGKEVSVRFNPGLGSGATKKTDVGGKTSSFGIWHEEIGKVKEIVSKYELKLVRIHTHIGSGSDPEVWKAVAHYTLEIAAQFPDCRTVNLGGGFKVGRMIGEKTTDPQTIGKPVKELFENYAKEKGIQLKMEIEPGSFLMVNNGAILTQVDDIVYTGDGGYTFVKLDMGMDVNTRPALYAAKHPLVVIPEKEKSEQKTGEFVYVGHCCESGDLITQEEGGGPQLRTTEVPEIGDLVVMEGAGAYCSSMSVKNYNSYPETQEVLIDLDGSAKLVRKKQTLEQVLQNEVLVSLG; encoded by the coding sequence ATGCAATCAATAGAAAATCTTAAATTTTTGACTCCCGAAGAAGCTAGAAAAATCGCAACAAATTTCGGGACCCCAGTTTTTGTGTACTCTCGCAAAGGAATCGAAAAAAGTTGCGACGATGCACTTTCCTTTCCTAACGCTTTTGGTCTCACCGTTCGATTCGCAATGAAAGCCAATCCGGGGCGCACGGTTCTGGAAATATTAAGGAAGAAGGGTATCCATATAGACGCATCTTCCGAACATGAAGTGCAACGTGCGATACTTGCAGGATTCAAACCTTCCGATATTCTACTCACTTCTCAACAATTGGCAAGATCCTTAAAGGATTTGATTCCTCAAGGAGTCCAGTTCAACGCATGTTCTTTGAGGCAATTGGAAGAATTTGGAAAAAACTTTCCAGGAAAAGAAGTGAGCGTTCGTTTTAATCCAGGTCTAGGATCCGGAGCTACCAAGAAAACGGATGTAGGAGGTAAAACATCCTCCTTCGGCATCTGGCATGAAGAAATCGGAAAAGTAAAAGAGATCGTTTCTAAATACGAGCTCAAACTGGTTCGAATTCACACGCATATAGGATCCGGTTCCGATCCAGAAGTTTGGAAGGCTGTGGCACATTATACTTTAGAGATCGCAGCACAATTCCCTGATTGTAGGACTGTGAATCTGGGCGGAGGTTTCAAAGTGGGAAGAATGATCGGTGAAAAAACGACCGATCCTCAAACCATCGGGAAGCCTGTAAAAGAACTCTTTGAAAATTACGCCAAAGAAAAAGGGATTCAGCTTAAAATGGAAATCGAGCCTGGTTCCTTCCTAATGGTGAATAATGGAGCAATCCTCACTCAGGTAGATGATATCGTTTATACTGGGGACGGGGGATATACATTCGTAAAACTAGATATGGGAATGGATGTGAATACAAGACCGGCTCTATACGCTGCAAAACATCCACTGGTAGTGATCCCCGAAAAAGAAAAGTCGGAACAAAAGACCGGAGAGTTTGTATACGTAGGACATTGTTGCGAAAGTGGGGACTTGATCACACAAGAAGAAGGCGGCGGCCCTCAACTTAGGACCACAGAAGTTCCTGAGATCGGAGACTTGGTAGTGATGGAAGGAGCAGGAGCTTATTGTTCTTCCATGTCGGTAAAAAATTATAATTCTTATCCGGAAACCCAAGAAGTTCTGATCGATCTAGACGGATCCGCAAAACTCGTTCGTAAGAAACAAACTTTGGAACAAGTCCTTCAGAATGAAGTCCTGGTTTCCCTCGGGTAA
- a CDS encoding zinc dependent phospholipase C family protein: MAGKITHLEALSQVCKHLDHGTAEQRKIAKLLREEGTRKFANIGAIAPDIFYFYHVLSPVRTKKALPWGDLSHHENVLELILNFLDGVLTVEEGIYRDRFLAFTLGYIIHCAVDIVTHPYIFFISGDYYSPDKEISSKAQYNHMRVEFALDSWLLDFRWGMTPKAYDFVQHVDVIFKGKDGKKKMDPMLWNFWLKGLKATFPKEFKEKYIGSEEKIIPGDILNESFLGYLYFHRYLDSRSKIVRAALSFLDKITLHKVNSSVLMLPLKEHIDKRIMNEEKREWSYPADPNLIRNDSFVELINKACEAAKDAVTNAWGYVHDKTSRSSMVKEYQGYNLDTGLRFHGIDKMRQFSPL, from the coding sequence ATGGCAGGCAAAATCACTCATCTCGAAGCTCTTTCTCAAGTCTGCAAACATCTGGATCACGGAACCGCAGAACAAAGAAAGATCGCTAAACTTTTAAGAGAAGAAGGTACCCGTAAGTTTGCCAATATAGGCGCGATCGCTCCGGATATTTTTTATTTTTATCATGTTCTTTCTCCTGTTCGAACCAAAAAAGCCCTACCTTGGGGAGATCTAAGTCATCACGAAAATGTTTTGGAACTCATCCTGAATTTTCTGGACGGGGTTCTTACTGTAGAGGAAGGAATTTATAGAGATCGTTTTCTCGCATTCACTTTAGGTTATATCATCCACTGCGCCGTGGACATTGTCACTCACCCTTATATCTTTTTTATCTCCGGTGATTATTATAGTCCGGACAAAGAGATTAGCTCCAAAGCACAATACAATCATATGAGAGTAGAGTTTGCTTTGGATTCTTGGCTTCTGGATTTCAGATGGGGAATGACCCCGAAAGCTTATGATTTCGTGCAACATGTGGACGTGATCTTCAAAGGAAAAGACGGGAAGAAAAAAATGGATCCGATGCTTTGGAACTTCTGGCTAAAAGGTTTAAAAGCAACTTTCCCGAAAGAGTTCAAAGAAAAATATATAGGTTCGGAAGAAAAGATCATCCCTGGAGATATTCTGAACGAATCCTTCTTAGGTTATTTGTATTTCCATAGATACTTGGATTCCAGAAGTAAGATAGTAAGAGCAGCACTTAGCTTTTTAGATAAGATCACTTTACACAAAGTAAATTCTTCCGTTCTAATGCTTCCGTTAAAAGAGCATATAGACAAAAGAATCATGAATGAAGAAAAAAGAGAATGGTCTTATCCTGCAGACCCGAACCTCATCCGAAATGATTCTTTTGTAGAACTCATCAACAAGGCTTGTGAGGCCGCAAAGGATGCAGTCACAAATGCTTGGGGTTATGTTCACGACAAAACTTCTCGGTCTTCTATGGTTAAAGAATACCAAGGATATAATCTAGACACCGGACTTAGGTTCCATGGTATAGATAAGATGCGCCAATTTTCTCCTTTATAA